Genomic segment of Leopardus geoffroyi isolate Oge1 chromosome B2, O.geoffroyi_Oge1_pat1.0, whole genome shotgun sequence:
TCCCCGAATTTTTGTTATAAATCATCTCAAATTCTTCAGAGGATTTTGGAATAAGGGACGCAGCACCATTATGTATCGATTTTACCATATTTCCAATTCATGGAGCAGCCACCTCACCATACTCTGTATTCCCTAAATAAGAAAAACCAGTTAGCAATTCACACACTGTATCTTTCCTTTTCAATGCATTCTGTGGTTGTCTCTAAATCACGTTAACTtcaaaatttctgaaaagaaaataaaggtggtATCTTGGTAGCCCACCTTCAgtgtgtgtggttttggtttgcttgtttaaTTTTAGACCTTACTTTTCAGTGACATCCGTTCAGACTTGAAACTTCAGTCATTTACTGACCTTAATTCTCAGGGTATAaaatgaagtcagcattaccaaAGGGAAGGctacatataaaacaaatttgCATGTGCCTGCTAATGTATAGTTGTagaattctaaatttatttgtttgaaaagaaatggaaagttttcTGACCCACTTTAAATCAGTGTTTCAGTAAAAAGCTAGTGAGAAACCCATCTAAGGAAGAGGCTTGGTTTCCATGAGGTTAGTAGTTATTACTCAAAGGAGAAATTGACACACTCATATGATGTGTGTGATTGTGGATTTTAGTGTAGGGATTGGGGAAACACTGATAGACTGTGGTTGTTTGAAGATGATGTGAGGTGAGGTGTCTTCCTTCTTACATGGCTTGGTCTCTTACAGAGCTTCCAGGCATTATCTCAGTGCTTTGGGGATGGAAAAGATGTGTAAGAGCAAGTCTCACTTATGAGATAAATGATAAAGTCATGATGCACTATTTGGAAGTTACAGGAACAGAATCAAATATTTCACATGGATAATGTAATCGCTGTTCAATGTTCTTTTGACCAAATAgattaggtttattttttaaagatgttcaaACAGTTTTGTGATCTGATTTCCTCAGATAAAAATCATCTGGTCTGGACTACATGGGGCAACATCAAAAACCAACAGTAGAAGAAAATAAGTTACTCAAAGGAGCTGTTCACTTGTATCTTCATTAGGAAGGAACAACTCACCAAGAATTGGAATGACCAATcgtaaaacaaaatagaatccaAATGTTGAAGaggattctgcctctcctctctcagcACTCACCAACCCATTAACAATGGCCCTGTCCTCATTGTCAATCATTCCTTCAATCCACCCTGTCCTCTAAGGAGGGGAAACTTCCCCACCAGGGATTCCAGAGGAAGCCTGTACCTACCCCTACAGTATTCCCACCCAAAAATTCATCATTCAGGATGGCCCTCAGCAACACAGCCATTGTGCATACCTAACTGTGTTATGCTGGAGAGAAACAACAATACTATCAAGCTGATATTAAGATTAATATTTCCTATTTAATAAGTCATGTTAATTTCATATGTAGTGAGTCCTGGTGCTCACAAAACAACAGTTTTAACCTCAAAGCTGAGCCTCTGGTACATAGCACCATTAATATTTGAAGTTGGGGATAGACGATCTAGACCTTGATAAGCTAAATCTAAACGTGGATCTTAGTTAAATCCTGACTTTGGCAATTCTCCAAGACCCTCCAGATGACTCCCTATTGCAAACATTCTCTTCCCTTAATATCATATCTTCattttaagtgtctgattttgctTGCTGTATGCTAGACCATTTTTACAATATCAGCCTCCAGATTTAAAACTCAacgggtggggcgcctgggtggcgcagtcggttgggcgtccgacttcggccaggtcacgatctcgcggtccgtgagttcgagccccgcatcaggctctgggctgatggctcggagcctggagcctgtttccgattctgtgtctccctctctctctgcccctcccccgttcatgctctgtctctctctgtcccaaaaatgaataaacgttggaaaaaaaaatttaaaaaaaaaaaacaaataaattaaaaaaaaataaaataaaactcaacgGGATTCTCTGCAGCTACTGTTTCCCTCTCTCAGATCAAAATCAAGAGAAAAGGAGTCTTTCTATTGATGTGCAGGGCATTAAATAAAATGGCATGCACTTCTTTGAATAGCCATTGCCTTTAAATTATAATACACACTTATCACTAATGATGGCACAGTTCCCCCTCCTATACTGAGACagactattgttattttttaatttaaaaggctgtagaggggtgcctgggtggctcagtcaattaagcatctgactcttggtttcagctcaggttgtgatctcacggttcatgagttcaagccccacatagacctctgcttgggattctctctctttgtccctctctcttttcctctctctctgccactcccctgcccatgctctctctttctctctataactaaataaactatttaaaaaagttttaagataaataaatacatacatacatacataggctgtagaatagaaattaaaaagactatatcatggggcgcctaggtggttcaggcagttaagcttccaacttcagctcaggtatgatctcatggtttgtgggctcgagccctgcatcaggctctctgatgacagctctctctctgctgctcccccaactcgcactctttctctctcccaaaaataaacattaacaattttttaaagaataaagactgtattgtgacagatggtagctacacttgtgctGAGCATACATAAGGTATAAATTCATATAAACTTatagaatcactatgttgtacacctgaaactaatataacattgtgtgtcaattatactcaaaaaaataaaaataaaaaagcccaaTGGTATTTCAATGGTAACTTTACCACCtaagaaagaattttttcaaaattagctcatttattttattttttaatgacagatTCAATTTTCCACTACATCTAGACAGAAGACTCCACAATACTCTCTCCTgaatgcaaaaggaagaaaatttttttctacctcttGCATTATTCTCTATTATAAGTAGAAAGAAATACTGTTTTGTGTCCTAATAATGTCAAGGAGCATTGAAAATCTTTTCCCTCAGTCAAGAAGCCCACAAACCTTTCCTCAATATCATCTCCTCAAGTGCACATTTGGCTCCCAGGAATATTGTTCAGTCTCCAGCAGCTGCTCTTCTCCTCACCTAGGTCCCAACTCCCAATTTGTAGTTCCCCATGTGTTGTGGACATCTGGTTTCCAAGTCTTCAACGAAGCAAGACTGAGAAACTTGAAGAAaatcatgaaacaaaataatcacCCCTAATTTACTGCTCTTATTTGTTCTCCTACTATTTTCCTTGTATTTCCTTGAATTTTCCttgaaaattcataaataatcaAAGATTCCCTGATATAAAAACTCATTCTATCAAGAGGGAAACTAAGCCTCAAAGACATGAGATACCCAAAGGCATGGGTAGTTAATGGGAGAGCCATTGAATACACAAGTGTCTTCTTGTCCAGTGTCCTAGGCATCCTAATTCTCTGTGTAGCATTCCCCCAATCTTAACAGCAACCCAAACCTGAGCCAGCTGCCTCTGTAGACAAATACAGAGGAAGGGCCCTCCCCATTCTTCACACCATCTTTTGTGCTTCTGATCATTCTTCTAGGAAGCACAGGCTTTCAGCTCAAGTATGCATCTGGGAAACCAGTGCTACTCAAGACTGGGCATACCCAGCTCTGACCACCACTTCAAAATACACCTTTGTGAAAAcctacctttttttccctttttttttttttttttttttttaatagagagagagatagagcacacatgagagcaggggagagtgtcagagggagagaaaatcttaagcaggaaCCACATTCAaagcagagccctatgcggggcttgatcccacaaccctgggatcatgacctgagctgaaatgaagagtcagacactcaaccgactgagtcacccaggtgctcctgtttccCCATTCTTATTTTAAGAGTTGGCATTTCAAATGATGGCATGCAGGCTGGATTTCATTGGAGGCAGGAAGTAGGGAGAATAGCTAAAGTCAGCTTTCCCCCAATGAAGTATTGGAGGCAGCTCTCCAATACTTTCTCCAGCCAAATAAAACACAgtacaaaatgaagcaaaaatgacTAGAGATGTATGTATAAGTTATATGTTATGGGAGTTGTTCATTCCAACTAAGGAAATCAAGAAAGACCTCCAGACCTACAAGACACATTTGAACAGGTTCCAGAAAGACTAGAAACACTTTGAGGTTGAGAAGAGCATTTTAGAGATAACACCTTAACAAAAAAGCATGTAGACATTAGAAGGAAGACAATCGGGACCCCATGAGCCCAGTTCATACAGCATGGTGGGAGGCAAAGCTACAAAGTTTGCACATCTCAAACACTAACTCAAATACTACTTAAAACGCTCAAggttttgtattttgttctgtATGCAAGCTAATGGGACAAGAAAAGGCACAATCAGAACCATGCTTTGAGGATTACTGAAGGAATGTTGAAGATGGGTATAAAGCAGCCATTGGGAAGAGCAAAGTTGACTATTAAAATAGTTCAAGTGGGTAAGAGTCTAAGTTAGGAATGGAGCAGTTCTGAGAATAGGGAATAGATGTGAAAGACACAGCAGCTTCTGAGACTGCTACCTGATCACATATAGATGATAAACAGGAAAGCTCATAGTGACTCCATGCCTTCAAGAATAGATGATATCAACACCAGAACTAGGGAAATCAGGAGAAGCtatatctttcttcctcttctatctgTATCTGCTTCACTTATCAAGTTCATCTACTGTTGCCACTGAGATCAGCTGCTCGTGGCCTCCCTCACTGATCACTTAGGGTCTACCAAGAAAACAGAAGTGACTTCAGGCATTTGCAACAGAAGAAATTTAATACAAGGAACCGGTTACCATAATAACGGAGACTGATATTAGAGGCTACTACCATCCTAAGGCTAGAGGGATAAAAAGAACAAGCACTGCTCCAGAAGACATAGTAAGTACCCTTTGttcttcccccctttccttctccccattcCCACTCTTCTGTCCAATTTCCCCTTGGCTGAATCTAGTTGGAAATCAGCTGATAGAAGAGTAAGAAAACAGCTTTTGGGGTCAATCCTCTGAGACACAGAATAGAGCAGAGCAAGGAGGAATGGATCTCAGGGCAAACAGGCCCAAGGTCCAGCAGACTTCTTATATACCCCAATCGTTGAGTTAGAACTGCTAGTGAGCACTGCTACATTATCATGTATAATATGAGATACCAGCTGcaaggacctgggagccatcATTCACTTCACTGGgtagagggggcagagagaggatgacatGTGGCCAGACACATCTGTACCCCCGACCCCTCATCTTTATCATCCCCATGCTAGTCTTTATTGTTCCTAAGGGAGAGCTATTCTCAAGGAAGTCATTTAATTTAgactgaagagaaaaaggaaggagagaaccatttccttctctctttcatttttattcttcctctttcttcctttcccttcctgtcATTCTCTACTCTCCATTGCCGTCCTTATCTCTACTTCCATCACCTTTCTTCAGGCCCTATCTTCATTCTCAACTCCTTCCTTTGTACGGCTATACTCCTCCACTCCTTCATATCCATCTCACTCCTCCTGAAGAATTGCACAAGTTAACAAGTTGCTCGGTAACGTGCAGTGTTAGACATGCCTTTAATAGTAAAGCTCATGTCTCTTGAACCTAATTATTAGTTTCCTGATCAGAGTAAACATTCAACAAAGCAGGTGTTAATGCAATGAAATAATATATCCTCCTATCATTAAAttagttattcatttttcaatTGTTTGTTTATATGGTGAGACCTTGAGTAGTTTCTACAATGGCCTCCACAATATCTGGCTAGTGAATCTGGCGAGGAAAGGAATTATCAAATGGGAAAGCAAGGTACATGATACCAGAAGTCTTGAACGTTGtgtcaaacatttattttcccatgAGCCATTAAAATAAAGCATAGCTCTTACGGCAGCTTCATATATGgccataaataaatgatatcagCGCATAAGTAAAGCATCTTTGCTCAGCTTCTGACAAGTAACAGTTCCTTGAAGACCAAAGAGAAGACATGAATCTTTCGAAACATGAATTTTTGCCCTTCCGTTTTCCTTCTGAGGTAGATATTACCCGTCATGAAGGGGAGGTTCTTCTCTGACCTCATTTGAGGATGGAACTTTTCACTAAAATGGTGTCACCCTTGAACCCATTTCAACACACCAACGTAGGTGACCACAGAGGAGCAAAGTCCTATAAAAAGGGAGAAGCTCGCGCTACATTTTATCCATCTCCCAGCAGGCACAATCTCATCCTTCTCCAGCTAGGTGGAAGAAACTACAATGGCTCCTGGGACAACTTCATCCATGGTGAGTCCTGCACTGACATACAATGCTCTTGCTTATTTGGACCAGATAATATTTCTGCAATGCAGCCATGAAATTCTGGATTCTAACCATGGAGATATACTGCATATATGGGATAGGAAATGAAAGCTTTGGTAGATACTCATCCACTTTATAGCATTCTCAAGGACTGATACACATCAGTTTGAAAGATGAGATTAAAACTGAAAGATAGCTAGATTGGGGCTAAACCACATGAGAAGTGTCACATGATGCTGTGTGGTGAGAAGGAATGTTTATTATAAATCTGCTTTTCTCAGTACAAGGGATTTGATAGAATTCTGCCACAGCATTTTtcatattccaaaataaaatggaaggccATCCTTGAGGATTTAATTAGTTGCAGGACTGAATTTCCTTTCCATTATCCTGTTATTACACCATAGTCTCATACACCAAACCTATCTATTCTAATAGAGACACATGTTACTATGGTTCAGAGCAAATAgactttatatttttgaaatatttaacttAAAGCATCTTTTGAAACCCAACTTGATTACAGAATCAATATACGTACAtttagaaaaactggaaaatatacaTAAGAAAACGTAAGGGGGAGCGGGGGCCAGTTTGGGGTTGAATGTCTCTGCCCAGCATTTCTCAGGTGAATACTGATACCACACACATTTTTCTACAGCCCTTTCTTTTAAGGGGAACATTTGACTTCACATAGGATTTCACAGAATGCTAGGAGACATTCAGGAGACATTCAGGAGACAATTTCCTCCCAGAAAATCAAGGCCATTATTACCCCAGTGACCTGACAGAGATGCATGTACCAACGGCGTGATGACTTGCCATTTTTACTAAAATTACTGCCAATCAGTAAAAACATGTGTCTCTTCTGAGTCCAAGGAAGACTGTTCAAGACTGGTAAACACTCCATGGTCTTAACCTTAACCTTTGGTCATAATACCAGTTTTTCATCTAACTGATCTGAAAATTTATTATAGATTGTCCTAGAACATAGTATGCTCTCTATGATTAGGAACACAATAATCATCACAATTTGTTAACAAAAACCGCATGCTAATCCAATCTCTCTCATGCTATccacctctctcttctttcccattcAGTTCCCatcactgctgctgctgctctgtcTGATGGCTATAGTGAGGACAGGAATAGCATTCCCACAAAATCCAGGATGCCCAACTACCGAGGACAAGAATTTTCCTCAGCATGTGAAGGTCAACTTGAATATTCTTAACGGGAATAAAAGTTCCAGAAGGCCCTTGGATTACTACCGCCGATCCACTTCACCATGGAGCCTGCAGTACGTAATGGTGCCAGATAAAAATCTCCGTATTGTTCTATCTTTTATGCATCAGACTGCCAGTTAAATCACCCTGAGGACGATTTTACTTAGAATCATGAGTCAGAGTTGGAAGGGCCATTGTGCAAAGCAACGATTCTCAAATGACGTTCTATAGACTTCTTTGACAGAGCACAGGACCACCTCTCCCAGAGAACACCTATCCATTAGATTTCATTGTCACTGACACCAAAAACCCACCCAAATTAATGGCGGTCCTTATTCTAATATTTAGGACACCCTAAgtctattgtttatttatttaaaaaaatttttttaatgtttatttatttttgagacagggggagacagagtgctagtgggggaggggcagagagagagggaggcacagaatctgaaacaggctccaggctctgagctgtcagcacagagtctgatgtggggcttgaacccaccaaccgtgagatcatgacctgggccaaagtcggacgcttaaccaactgagccacccaggtgcccctattgtttatttattttaaaaaatagaaatgtatcatAGAAAATTAATGCTTAAATTCTTTTTACCAGAACTACCATTTAAATGATTGGTTGAAAATTACTAGTAATTAACTTGgatttttgtaccttttttttccttttttttggtcaTATTAGCAATGGGTTAAGATAGTTTGAATCCCAGTGGGGGAAATAACATGGTGGGTATTTCCACCCCTTTTTGAGTTAGATAGTTTTGTTTTACATCACCAATAGACCTATATTTGCTGATCATTAGTACATCTAATATTTGATCCCATAAAGATTagatacaaaatgttttttagtgATTCGATTTTATGCAAATAAGCCTCAGTTACATGGTGCCTATAGATTCACCTGACTGTGGGGTTTCTCCTCCTCCCATTACTAAGAATAGTTCAAAAGTCAAAGCAGGTCATTCACTCAGctagaggagagagggggagaagagtTTAGAGGGGCTTCAGCTTTTGTTTCCAGCCCTTCAAGTCAGCTCTGGATTCTGTTCCATGACTGTGCTGTCAGATAAAATTTTGATGCCTTCCCTGTTTCAAAGATAGACTTCATGAAGTGAGATTAATGGCTACCTTATTTCTAAATGATTCGGTTGGTCTTTGTCTATCAgatttaaattaagaaatcatCCTTTATATCAAACTTAAATCCTTTCTGCAGTCTCAGCCTATCTTATTTGGTTCATTCTTCAAAGAAACTGGGAAACACTGATCATGCTATTCCTTAACATTTCACATGCTTAAAAATCTAACTTTTCCCCAAACTGTTTTTTCAGACTGGCAGCACTCAGGGAATTTGCAGTGCCTGTAATTTGTCACCTTGTGAATTTGCCTCCCTTTGTCTATCCCTAGTTGATTTCCTTCCTGCTGCGAATCCTCCAGGTATTCACTTTCTTCCTTGCATTTGTCTCCCTGCAGCCGGAATGAGGACCCAGAGAGATACCCTTCTGTGATCTGGGAGGCCAAGTGCCTTCACTGGGGCTGTGTCAATACTGAAGGGAAGGAAGACCACCACATGAACTCCGTCCCCATCCAGCAGGAGATCTTGGTTCTGCGAAGGGAGTCTCGGCACTGTCCCCACTCCTTCCGGCTGGAGAAGATGCTGGTGACTGTGGGCTGCACCTGTGTCACGCCCATTGTTCGCCACGTGGTATAAGAGTTTCCTGTCTAGCCCCAGCTCCCAGACTAGTTAGGCTTTCTGGGGAGTAGACCCAGCCCCATTTCTGACCAAACTCATGAGGGAAATTTGCCGAAAGAGCAAAACTTAAACTAGTTCATCCATTGAAGTTTCAGAGGTAACACTTTTGTCCAGAGATAGAATCTGAACGATCATTCCCTCTCCCTAAAGATGGGAGTTTTGACTGAGTAacaatttactttttgtttgcttttctaagGGCTTTaagttatttgtgtatttaatagACCCTGAGATAACTTTGGGGTAGAAGATTCCATTTTAATGAATTACAtgccttattttgtattttatttaagacAAGGTTTCAGGCTTgggaatttattatttaaaaggtaaaacttttatttatatgaacTATTTATGGATctatttatgtttcttaaatcTTTAGAGAAAGGTGAAATAGTGTAATTACCTGTTCTGTCTAGGGAAATCCTACAGAGAGTTAAATGGCATTTGAAAAATTTCTGATTTTGTACTACATATGGATATAggattttctcctctttgtgtCTTGGGAATGCATGagatggctggaaaaaaaaaaaaaaacccaaacctagtttcatatttattaacttaatttTGTAAACTATTGAGGTTTCACAAGAGAGATGGCAAAGTCTGACTCTGCTCTGCTAAACCcttgtaataaaaaatttttgtaataaagtttgggaagaaaatttgtctccttattttttctcattaacaGTACTTTAGAGAGCTCAGCTCTTTCCCATTTGAAAGAGTATGGAAATTTGCCGAAAGAGCAAAACAAAGCATGCCTTTGAGTAATAGCATCCCGTCTACCCCAAGTTCAAATACTCAATTTTATAAGCCTTCCAGACAATAGAGGACTGAGGCTTTCATACTATTAGCCCATGCTGTGGACACGAACATTCCAAAAtgaatttagcaaataaaaataatggctcTGGGAAAAGGGCCCGTCATTATTAAAGATCTTACCGAGAAAAGACAAGACCCTCCCAAAACTATGACCTGGGAT
This window contains:
- the IL17A gene encoding interleukin-17A, which codes for MAPGTTSSMFPSLLLLLCLMAIVRTGIAFPQNPGCPTTEDKNFPQHVKVNLNILNGNKSSRRPLDYYRRSTSPWSLHRNEDPERYPSVIWEAKCLHWGCVNTEGKEDHHMNSVPIQQEILVLRRESRHCPHSFRLEKMLVTVGCTCVTPIVRHVV